Proteins encoded in a region of the Streptomyces sp. NBC_01471 genome:
- a CDS encoding DUF4193 domain-containing protein has translation MATDYDTPRKTDDDSDQDSLEELKARRNDKSTAAVDVDEFEQAEGLELPGADLSNEELSVRVLPRQADEFTCMSCFLVHHRSQLAREKNGQPICRDCD, from the coding sequence ATGGCTACGGATTACGACACTCCACGCAAGACCGACGACGACAGCGACCAGGACAGTCTGGAAGAGCTCAAGGCACGTCGGAACGACAAGTCGACGGCTGCCGTCGACGTCGACGAGTTCGAGCAGGCCGAGGGTCTTGAGCTGCCCGGCGCGGACCTGTCCAACGAAGAGCTGTCGGTCCGGGTGCTGCCCCGGCAGGCCGACGAGTTCACCTGCATGAGCTGCTTCCTCGTGCACCACCGCAGCCAGCTGGCGCGCGAGAAGAACGGCCAGCCCATCTGCCGCGACTGCGACTGA
- a CDS encoding ATP-binding protein, with product MANSPAAPAAPPKPTWDPKSSESLSPLLRPTIRIRLTLLYGGMFLIAGILLLTIIYMLAAQALHNGSQPPFRLIPDSKVQLTSNSCPALSANGISADQANAALQACVSAQRQHALDDLLTRSLYALVGLSIIAFAFGYAVAGRVLSPLGRMTRTARRVAGTDLTRRIELDGPDDELKELADTFDEMLDRLERAFTAQQRFVANASHELRTPLAINRTLLEVHLSDPGAPVELTQLGKTLLATNERSEQLVEGLLLLARSDNQIVERKPVDLAEVATRAIDQTLAEAATKGVEIRGQQSPAVVQGNGILLERIALNLVQNAVRYNVAEDGWVEVTTELQPGQALLVVSNTGPVVPAYEIDNLFEPFRRLRTERTGSDKGVGLGLSIARSVARAHGGRIIAEPREGGGLVMRVTLPV from the coding sequence GTGGCCAACAGTCCGGCGGCGCCGGCGGCGCCGCCCAAACCGACCTGGGACCCGAAGAGCTCGGAGTCCCTCTCCCCGCTGCTGCGGCCGACCATCCGGATACGTCTGACCCTGCTGTACGGCGGGATGTTCCTGATCGCCGGGATCCTGCTGCTGACGATCATCTACATGCTGGCGGCGCAGGCGCTGCACAACGGCAGCCAGCCGCCGTTCCGTCTCATTCCCGACAGCAAGGTGCAGCTGACCAGTAACTCGTGCCCGGCCCTTTCGGCGAACGGCATCTCGGCGGACCAGGCGAACGCAGCCCTCCAGGCCTGTGTCTCCGCCCAGCGCCAGCACGCGCTCGACGACCTGCTGACCCGCTCGCTGTACGCCCTCGTCGGCCTCAGCATCATCGCCTTCGCCTTCGGCTACGCCGTGGCCGGCCGGGTGCTGTCCCCGCTCGGCAGGATGACCCGTACGGCCCGCCGCGTGGCCGGTACGGACCTGACCCGGCGGATCGAGCTGGACGGCCCGGACGACGAGCTCAAGGAGCTCGCCGACACCTTCGACGAGATGCTCGACCGGCTGGAGCGGGCCTTCACGGCGCAGCAGCGGTTCGTCGCCAACGCGTCGCACGAACTCCGCACGCCGCTGGCGATCAACCGGACGCTCCTGGAGGTCCACCTCTCCGACCCGGGCGCTCCCGTCGAGCTGACCCAGCTCGGCAAGACCCTGCTGGCCACCAACGAGCGCAGTGAGCAGCTGGTCGAGGGGCTGCTGCTGCTCGCCCGCAGCGACAACCAGATCGTCGAGCGGAAGCCGGTCGACCTGGCCGAGGTGGCGACCCGCGCCATCGACCAGACCCTCGCCGAGGCAGCGACGAAGGGGGTGGAGATCCGCGGGCAGCAGTCGCCCGCGGTCGTTCAGGGCAACGGCATCCTGCTGGAGCGGATCGCCCTCAACCTGGTCCAGAACGCCGTGCGCTACAACGTCGCGGAGGACGGCTGGGTGGAGGTCACCACCGAACTGCAGCCCGGCCAGGCGCTGCTGGTGGTTTCGAACACGGGTCCCGTGGTTCCCGCTTACGAGATCGACAACCTCTTCGAGCCGTTCAGGCGCCTGCGCACCGAGCGGACCGGCAGCGACAAGGGGGTCGGACTCGGCCTGTCCATCGCGCGCTCGGTCGCCCGGGCTCACGGAGGCCGTATCATCGCGGAGCCCCGCGAGGGCGGTGGCCTCGTGATGCGTGTCACGTTGCCTGTCTGA
- a CDS encoding response regulator transcription factor has product MRVLVVEDEQLLADAVATGLRREAMAVDVVYDGAAALERIGVNDYDVVVLDRDLPVIHGDDVCRKIVELGMPTRVLMLTASGDVSDRVEGLELGADDYLPKPFAFTELTARVRALGRRTTVALPPVLERAGIKLDPNRREVFREGREIQLAPKEFAVLEVLMRSEGAVVSAEQLLEKAWDENTDPFTNVVRVTVMTLRRKLGEPPVIVTVPGSGYRI; this is encoded by the coding sequence GTGCGCGTACTCGTCGTCGAGGACGAGCAGCTGCTCGCCGATGCGGTGGCCACCGGACTTCGCCGGGAGGCCATGGCCGTCGACGTCGTGTACGACGGCGCCGCGGCCCTGGAGCGGATCGGGGTCAACGACTACGACGTCGTGGTCCTCGACCGGGACCTGCCGGTGATCCACGGCGACGACGTCTGCCGCAAGATCGTCGAACTCGGCATGCCCACCCGGGTCCTGATGCTCACGGCTTCGGGCGACGTCAGCGACCGCGTGGAGGGGCTGGAGCTCGGCGCGGACGACTATCTGCCCAAGCCCTTCGCGTTCACCGAGCTGACCGCCCGGGTCCGGGCTCTCGGGCGCCGTACGACGGTCGCGCTGCCGCCCGTGCTGGAGCGGGCCGGCATCAAGCTGGACCCCAACCGCCGCGAGGTCTTCCGGGAGGGCCGCGAGATCCAGCTGGCGCCCAAGGAGTTCGCCGTGCTCGAAGTGCTGATGCGCAGCGAGGGCGCGGTCGTCTCGGCCGAACAACTCCTGGAGAAGGCCTGGGACGAGAACACCGATCCCTTCACCAACGTCGTACGGGTGACCGTCATGACGCTCCGCCGCAAGCTCGGTGAGCCCCCGGTCATCGTGACCGTGCCGGGCTCGGGTTACCGGATCTGA
- a CDS encoding inositol monophosphatase family protein has translation MTDPLHTELLELALEAARRAGALLRDGRPADLGVAATKSSPIDVVTEMDIAAERLITGYLADFRPDDGFLGEEGASSEGSTGVRWVIDPLDGTVNYLYGLPTWSVSIAAEQDGETVAGVVAAPMRGETFQAVRGGGAHLGGARLRCRPSPPLDQALVSTGFNYVATVRTHQAAVAQRLIPQLRDIRRGGSAAIDLCDVAAGRLDGYYERGLHPWDRAAGDLIAREAGALTGGRPGERPTDDLTVAASPGVFEPLQTLLEQYGAWHD, from the coding sequence GTGACCGACCCGCTCCACACCGAACTGCTCGAACTGGCCCTGGAGGCCGCCCGGCGCGCCGGGGCGCTGCTGCGGGACGGGCGCCCCGCCGACCTGGGCGTGGCGGCGACCAAGTCCAGCCCCATCGATGTCGTCACGGAGATGGACATCGCGGCCGAGAGGCTGATCACGGGTTACCTCGCCGACTTCCGTCCCGACGACGGCTTCCTGGGCGAGGAGGGCGCGAGCTCCGAGGGCAGCACCGGTGTCCGCTGGGTCATCGACCCGCTGGACGGCACCGTGAACTACCTCTACGGGCTGCCCACTTGGTCCGTCTCGATCGCCGCCGAACAGGACGGCGAGACGGTCGCGGGGGTGGTGGCGGCCCCGATGCGCGGCGAGACGTTCCAGGCGGTGCGCGGCGGCGGGGCCCATCTCGGCGGCGCACGCCTGCGGTGCAGGCCGTCGCCCCCGCTCGACCAGGCGCTCGTGTCGACCGGCTTCAACTACGTCGCGACGGTGCGCACCCACCAGGCGGCCGTGGCCCAGCGGCTGATCCCGCAGCTGCGGGACATCCGGCGCGGCGGCTCGGCCGCCATCGACCTCTGCGATGTGGCCGCCGGGCGGCTCGACGGGTACTACGAGCGGGGGCTGCACCCCTGGGACCGGGCGGCCGGCGACCTGATCGCCCGCGAGGCGGGAGCACTGACCGGCGGACGGCCGGGGGAGCGCCCGACGGACGACCTGACGGTCGCCGCGTCGCCCGGCGTCTTCGAACCGCTCCAGACGCTGCTCGAACAGTACGGCGCCTGGCACGACTGA
- a CDS encoding ferrochelatase yields MSDQRDPAPYDALLLLSFGGPEGPDDVVPFLENVTRGRGIPKKRLKEVGRHYFLFDGVSPINGQNRALLDALREDFAGHGLDLPVYWGNRNWAPYLTDTLREMTADGHRRIAVLATSAYASYSGCRQYREDLAGALATLAAEGLELPRVDKLRHYFNHPGFVGPMADGVLKSLAELDESVRAGAHLAFTTHSIPTAAADSSGPGGGAYVAEHLDVARVIVEKVRAETGVAHPWQLVYQSRSGSPQTPWLEPDICDHLTELHGAAVPAVVMVPIGFVSDHMEVLYDLDTEAVAKAAELGLPVVRSATVGADPRFAAAVRDLVLERASAERGRPVERCALGELGPSHDICPVGCCPARTARPAAAGADSPYA; encoded by the coding sequence ATGTCCGATCAGCGTGATCCAGCTCCGTACGACGCCCTCCTGCTGCTCTCCTTCGGCGGCCCCGAGGGCCCGGACGACGTGGTCCCGTTCCTGGAGAACGTGACCCGCGGCCGCGGCATCCCGAAGAAACGGCTCAAGGAAGTGGGCCGGCACTACTTCCTGTTCGACGGGGTCAGCCCCATCAACGGCCAGAACCGCGCCCTCCTCGACGCGCTCCGCGAGGACTTCGCCGGACACGGTCTCGACCTGCCGGTCTACTGGGGAAACCGAAACTGGGCGCCGTATCTGACCGACACTCTGCGCGAGATGACAGCCGACGGGCACCGCCGTATCGCCGTGCTCGCCACCAGTGCGTACGCCTCGTACTCCGGCTGCCGCCAGTACCGCGAGGACCTCGCGGGGGCGCTGGCCACGCTGGCGGCGGAGGGCCTGGAGCTGCCGCGCGTCGACAAGCTGCGGCACTACTTCAACCACCCGGGATTCGTCGGGCCCATGGCCGACGGCGTCCTGAAGTCCCTCGCGGAGCTGGACGAGTCTGTCCGGGCCGGCGCCCACCTGGCGTTCACCACGCACTCCATCCCCACCGCCGCCGCCGACAGCTCGGGGCCCGGGGGCGGGGCGTACGTCGCCGAGCACCTGGACGTGGCCCGGGTGATCGTCGAGAAGGTCCGCGCGGAGACCGGCGTCGCCCACCCCTGGCAGCTCGTCTACCAGTCGCGCAGCGGCTCCCCGCAGACCCCGTGGCTGGAGCCGGACATCTGCGACCACCTCACGGAGCTGCACGGGGCGGCGGTGCCCGCGGTCGTCATGGTGCCCATCGGCTTCGTGTCGGACCACATGGAGGTCCTGTACGACCTGGACACCGAGGCGGTCGCGAAGGCGGCCGAACTGGGCCTGCCCGTCGTACGTTCGGCGACCGTCGGCGCCGACCCGCGCTTCGCCGCGGCGGTACGTGACCTCGTGCTGGAGCGGGCCTCCGCCGAGCGCGGCCGCCCGGTGGAGCGCTGCGCGCTCGGCGAGCTGGGCCCCTCGCACGACATCTGCCCGGTCGGCTGCTGCCCGGCGCGCACGGCCAGGCCGGCGGCGGCGGGCGCCGACAGCCCGTACGCGTGA
- a CDS encoding MFS transporter, with protein sequence MTSPYRAIFAAPGTKGFSAAGLLGRMPLSMLGIGVVTMISQLTGRYGLAGALSATLALSAAAIGPQISRLVDRQGQRRVLRRATVVSAVAVAGLLVCAQQRLPDWTLFVFAAGGGCVPSVGSMVRARWAAIHRGDPRKLHAAYSWESIVDEVCFIFGPILSIGLSTAWFPEAGPLMAGGFLVVGVFWLTAQRATEPVPHPHGHGSGGSALGSPGLRLLVLTFVATGAIFGSIDVVTVAFADERGHKALASLVLAVYALGSCLAGAVFGLLHLRGSASRRWLVGVCAMALSMIPLQLAGNLPFLAGALFVAGLFVAPTMVTTMALVEQHVPRSRLTEGMTWTSTGLAVGVALGSSAAGWAVDAGGARQGYLVPLVAGALAAVVALPGYRRLTVPVPLDGSGADDRYTKNTGCGTDGDGGTGAGDLA encoded by the coding sequence TTGACCAGTCCTTACCGTGCGATCTTCGCCGCCCCCGGTACCAAGGGGTTCTCGGCGGCCGGACTCCTCGGCCGGATGCCGCTGTCCATGCTGGGCATCGGCGTGGTGACCATGATCTCGCAGCTCACCGGCCGGTACGGGCTGGCCGGCGCGCTCTCGGCGACGCTCGCGCTGTCCGCCGCCGCCATCGGCCCGCAGATCTCCCGGCTCGTCGACCGGCAGGGACAGCGGCGGGTGCTGCGCCGGGCGACCGTCGTCTCCGCCGTCGCCGTGGCGGGGCTGCTGGTCTGTGCGCAGCAGCGGCTGCCGGACTGGACGCTCTTCGTCTTCGCGGCCGGCGGGGGCTGCGTCCCGAGTGTCGGCTCGATGGTCCGGGCCCGCTGGGCGGCGATCCACCGGGGCGATCCGCGCAAGCTGCACGCGGCGTACTCCTGGGAGTCGATCGTCGACGAGGTGTGCTTCATCTTCGGTCCGATCCTCTCCATCGGGCTGTCCACCGCCTGGTTCCCCGAGGCGGGTCCGCTGATGGCGGGCGGCTTCCTCGTCGTGGGTGTGTTCTGGCTGACGGCCCAGCGCGCCACCGAACCGGTCCCGCATCCGCACGGGCACGGCTCCGGCGGCTCCGCGCTGGGCTCACCGGGGCTGCGTCTGCTGGTCCTGACGTTCGTGGCGACGGGCGCGATCTTCGGGTCGATCGACGTGGTGACGGTGGCGTTCGCCGACGAGCGCGGCCACAAGGCGCTGGCCAGTCTGGTGCTCGCGGTGTACGCGCTCGGATCCTGTCTGGCCGGGGCGGTCTTCGGGCTGCTGCATCTCCGGGGGTCCGCTTCCCGCAGGTGGCTGGTGGGGGTGTGCGCGATGGCGCTGAGTATGATCCCCCTCCAACTGGCCGGGAACCTGCCGTTTCTGGCCGGGGCGCTCTTTGTCGCGGGTCTCTTCGTGGCGCCGACGATGGTGACCACGATGGCCCTCGTCGAGCAGCACGTACCGCGCAGCAGGCTGACCGAGGGCATGACCTGGACGAGTACCGGGCTCGCCGTCGGTGTGGCACTCGGCTCTTCGGCCGCCGGCTGGGCGGTCGACGCGGGCGGGGCACGCCAGGGGTATCTGGTGCCGCTCGTGGCGGGAGCGCTCGCGGCCGTGGTGGCGTTGCCCGGGTACCGCCGGCTCACTGTGCCGGTGCCACTAGACGGGAGCGGGGCGGATGACCGGTACACCAAGAACACCGGCTGCGGCACGGACGGCGACGGCGGTACGGGCGCCGGGGACCTGGCGTAA
- a CDS encoding D-arabinono-1,4-lactone oxidase → MTGTPRTPAAARTATAVRAPGTWRNWAGTVTARPAREVTPASAAELADAVRRAADEGLKVKAVGTGHSFTAAAATDGLLIRPGLLTGIREIDRAAGTVTVESGTPLKRLNQALAREGLTLTNMGDIMDQTVAGATSTGTHGTGRESASISAQIRALELVTADGSVLTCSASEHPDVFAAARIGLGALGVVTAITFAVEPVFLLTAREEPMAFDRVTAEFDQLVAENEHFEFYWFPHTGNCNTKRNNRSAGPAAPPGWVSGWIEDELLSNGVFQAACSLGRAVPATIPAIAKISSRALSARTYTDIPYKVFTSPRRVRFVEMEYALPREALVEALREVRAMVERSPLRVSFPVEVRTAPADDIALSTASGRESAYIAVHLYRGTPHRAYFTAVERIMTAHGGRPHWGKLHTRDAAYLAEVYPRFGEFTAVRDRLDPQRLFGNDYLRRVLGD, encoded by the coding sequence ATGACCGGTACACCAAGAACACCGGCTGCGGCACGGACGGCGACGGCGGTACGGGCGCCGGGGACCTGGCGTAACTGGGCGGGGACCGTCACCGCCCGCCCGGCGCGGGAGGTGACCCCGGCGTCCGCCGCCGAGCTGGCCGACGCCGTCAGGCGGGCGGCCGACGAGGGCCTGAAGGTGAAGGCCGTCGGCACCGGCCACTCCTTCACGGCTGCGGCGGCCACCGACGGACTGCTGATACGTCCCGGTCTCCTCACCGGCATCCGGGAGATCGACCGCGCGGCGGGCACCGTGACCGTCGAGTCCGGGACTCCGCTGAAGCGGCTCAACCAGGCGCTGGCGCGTGAGGGGCTCACCCTCACGAACATGGGCGACATCATGGACCAGACGGTGGCGGGCGCCACCAGCACCGGCACCCACGGCACCGGCCGCGAGTCGGCCTCGATATCCGCGCAGATCCGGGCGCTCGAACTGGTGACGGCGGACGGCTCGGTGCTGACGTGTTCGGCGTCCGAGCACCCCGACGTCTTCGCGGCCGCCCGGATCGGGCTCGGCGCGCTGGGTGTCGTCACGGCGATCACCTTCGCGGTGGAGCCGGTCTTCCTGCTGACGGCCCGCGAGGAGCCGATGGCCTTCGACCGGGTGACCGCCGAGTTCGACCAGCTGGTCGCCGAGAACGAGCACTTCGAGTTCTACTGGTTCCCGCACACCGGCAACTGCAACACGAAGCGCAACAACCGCAGTGCGGGGCCGGCCGCCCCGCCCGGCTGGGTGTCCGGCTGGATCGAGGACGAGCTGCTCTCCAACGGTGTCTTCCAGGCGGCGTGTTCGCTGGGCCGGGCCGTCCCCGCGACGATTCCCGCGATCGCGAAGATCTCCAGCCGCGCCCTGTCCGCCCGCACCTACACCGACATCCCGTACAAGGTCTTCACAAGTCCGCGCCGGGTGCGCTTCGTGGAAATGGAGTACGCCCTGCCCCGGGAGGCCTTGGTCGAGGCGCTGCGGGAGGTCAGGGCGATGGTGGAGCGCTCACCGCTGCGGGTGAGCTTCCCCGTCGAGGTCCGCACGGCGCCCGCGGACGACATCGCGCTCTCCACGGCCTCGGGCCGGGAGAGCGCGTACATCGCGGTGCATCTGTACCGGGGCACTCCGCACCGGGCGTACTTCACCGCGGTGGAGCGGATCATGACCGCGCACGGCGGCCGGCCGCACTGGGGCAAGCTGCACACGCGTGACGCGGCGTATCTGGCGGAGGTGTACCCGCGCTTCGGCGAGTTCACGGCGGTACGCGACCGGCTCGACCCCCAGCGGCTGTTCGGCAACGACTACCTGCGCCGGGTCCTGGGCGACTGA
- the sepH gene encoding septation protein SepH, translating to MPELRVVAVSNDGTRLVLKAADSTEYTLPIDERLRAAVRNDRARLGQIEIEVESHLRPRDIQARIRAGASAEEVAQMAGIPVDRVRRFEGPVLAERAFMAERARKTPVRRAGENTGTGPQLGEAVNERLLLRGAERDTVLWDSWRRDDGTWEVLLVYRVATETHSASWSYDPPRRLVQAMDDEARSLIGESDDSLAAPEPSFPFVPRIARLPRDRPLDRALDRQMERPSAPVPAPPEPEEIGSGERDSLTSLLEAVPSFRGDMVVPERPAPPELPPSEPAQEPESEEPPAASAGAGSAYADVLMPRAVAGHRDRLTGTTDRQAEADGVRPGRRAAVPSWDEIVFGTRRKKQE from the coding sequence ATGCCCGAACTGCGTGTCGTGGCCGTCTCGAATGACGGCACACGACTGGTGCTCAAAGCTGCGGACAGTACGGAGTACACGCTTCCGATCGATGAGCGGCTGCGTGCCGCGGTCCGTAATGACCGCGCCCGGCTCGGCCAGATCGAGATCGAGGTGGAGAGCCACCTCCGTCCCCGTGACATCCAGGCGCGCATAAGGGCCGGTGCCTCCGCCGAAGAGGTCGCCCAGATGGCCGGGATCCCGGTCGACCGGGTCCGCCGCTTCGAGGGACCCGTGCTCGCGGAGCGTGCGTTCATGGCCGAACGCGCCCGCAAGACACCCGTACGGCGCGCCGGTGAGAACACCGGCACCGGTCCGCAGCTCGGCGAGGCCGTGAACGAACGGCTGCTGCTGCGCGGCGCCGAGCGGGACACCGTGCTCTGGGACTCCTGGCGCCGCGACGACGGGACCTGGGAGGTCCTGCTGGTCTACCGGGTCGCCACCGAGACGCACTCGGCGAGCTGGTCCTACGACCCGCCGCGCCGCCTGGTGCAGGCCATGGACGACGAGGCGCGGTCGCTGATCGGTGAGTCGGACGACTCGCTGGCGGCGCCGGAGCCGAGCTTCCCGTTCGTACCGAGGATCGCCCGGCTGCCCCGCGACCGGCCGCTCGACCGCGCCCTGGACCGGCAGATGGAGCGGCCCAGCGCACCGGTGCCCGCCCCTCCCGAGCCGGAGGAGATCGGCAGCGGTGAGCGGGACTCGCTGACCAGCCTGCTGGAGGCCGTACCGAGCTTCCGGGGCGACATGGTCGTGCCCGAGCGTCCCGCGCCGCCCGAACTCCCTCCGTCCGAGCCCGCACAGGAGCCGGAGTCCGAGGAGCCGCCCGCGGCATCCGCCGGGGCCGGTTCGGCGTACGCGGACGTGCTGATGCCGCGCGCGGTGGCCGGTCACCGCGACCGGCTGACCGGGACGACGGACCGGCAGGCCGAGGCGGACGGTGTGCGCCCCGGCCGGCGCGCGGCCGTGCCGAGCTGGGACGAGATCGTCTTCGGCACCCGGCGCAAGAAGCAGGAGTAG
- a CDS encoding sulfurtransferase produces the protein MTPIITASDLASELAGPRPPVLLDVRWQLGGPNLRPEYEAGHLPGAVFVDLDSELAGPPGAGGRHPLPDPAELGAVLRRAGVSRDTPVVVYDGGQGWAAARAWWLLRWTGHPAVRVLDGGLASWSGPLSTRTPAPEPGDFVPVPGALPLLDADGAAELARKGVLLDARAAERYRGDVEPIDRVGGHIPGAVSAPTSENTGAGGHFLAAGELTARFAALGAADQGTEVGVYCGSGVSGAHEVLALEIAGIRAALYAGSWSQWSSDESRPVATGPTP, from the coding sequence ATGACACCCATCATTACCGCATCCGATCTCGCGAGCGAGTTGGCCGGACCTCGTCCGCCGGTGCTCCTCGACGTCCGCTGGCAGCTCGGCGGCCCGAACCTCCGCCCCGAATACGAGGCCGGTCACCTCCCCGGCGCGGTCTTCGTCGACCTGGACAGTGAGCTGGCGGGACCGCCCGGCGCGGGCGGCCGCCACCCGCTGCCCGACCCCGCGGAGCTGGGCGCGGTGCTGCGCCGGGCGGGCGTCTCGCGGGACACCCCGGTCGTCGTGTACGACGGCGGCCAGGGGTGGGCCGCGGCGCGCGCCTGGTGGCTGCTGCGGTGGACGGGGCACCCGGCTGTCCGGGTACTGGACGGAGGTCTCGCATCCTGGTCGGGGCCGCTCTCCACGCGGACGCCGGCGCCCGAGCCGGGCGACTTCGTCCCCGTGCCCGGGGCGCTGCCGCTCCTCGACGCGGACGGCGCGGCCGAGCTGGCCCGCAAGGGCGTACTGCTGGACGCCCGCGCCGCCGAGCGCTACCGGGGCGACGTGGAGCCCATCGACCGGGTCGGCGGGCACATCCCCGGGGCGGTGTCGGCCCCGACGTCGGAGAACACCGGAGCCGGCGGGCACTTCCTCGCCGCGGGTGAACTGACCGCGCGGTTCGCCGCGTTGGGGGCGGCGGACCAGGGCACGGAGGTCGGCGTGTACTGCGGATCGGGCGTGTCGGGGGCGCATGAGGTGCTGGCCCTGGAGATCGCGGGGATCCGGGCCGCGCTCTACGCGGGTTCCTGGTCGCAGTGGTCGTCGGACGAGTCCCGCCCGGTCGCCACGGGGCCCACGCCGTAG
- a CDS encoding VOC family protein — protein sequence MTEAASRRRPGTPCWVSLMVHGLSETQQFYGDLFGWEFRPGPEQLGPYVRALLDGREVAGIGQMPPDRHLPIAWTTYLASDDVDATAGTVRHCGGTVGVGPLDAGEAGRLAMGSDPDGAVFGIWQAAAHLGTAESGVPGTPVWNELVTRETGSVGKFYQAVFGYETEAVVSADFDYLTLYLDGRAVASLHGVGQALPRDRGAHWMTYFEVADVDAAVRRVTELGGHVLQPPRQGETGRLATVADPEGAVFTVVRTER from the coding sequence ATGACCGAGGCAGCCTCGCGGCGCAGGCCCGGAACCCCCTGCTGGGTGAGTCTGATGGTGCACGGCCTGTCAGAGACCCAGCAGTTCTACGGCGACTTGTTCGGCTGGGAGTTCCGGCCGGGTCCCGAGCAGCTGGGCCCCTATGTACGCGCGCTGCTGGACGGCCGTGAGGTCGCGGGGATCGGGCAGATGCCGCCGGACCGCCACCTGCCGATCGCCTGGACCACCTATCTGGCATCCGACGACGTCGACGCGACCGCGGGAACCGTCAGGCACTGCGGCGGGACGGTCGGCGTGGGCCCGCTCGACGCGGGCGAGGCGGGGCGGCTGGCCATGGGGTCGGACCCCGACGGCGCGGTCTTCGGTATCTGGCAGGCGGCGGCCCACCTGGGCACCGCGGAGTCGGGCGTGCCCGGAACGCCGGTGTGGAACGAACTGGTGACCCGGGAGACCGGGTCGGTCGGCAAGTTCTACCAGGCGGTGTTCGGTTACGAGACGGAGGCGGTCGTGTCGGCCGACTTCGACTACCTGACGCTGTATCTGGACGGGCGGGCGGTGGCCTCGCTGCACGGGGTCGGCCAGGCGCTGCCCCGCGACAGGGGCGCGCACTGGATGACGTACTTCGAGGTGGCGGACGTCGACGCGGCCGTGCGCCGGGTGACCGAACTGGGCGGGCATGTGCTCCAGCCGCCGCGCCAGGGCGAGACCGGGCGGCTGGCCACGGTCGCCGACCCGGAGGGCGCGGTCTTCACCGTCGTCAGGACGGAGCGCTGA
- a CDS encoding thymidine kinase codes for MPELVFFSGTMDCGKSTLALQIEHNRSARGLQGMIFTRDDRAGRGKLSSRLGLVTEAVEAGEGFDFYAHLVGHLSHGGRADYVIADEAQFLAPGQIDQLARVVDDLGVDVFAFGITTDFRSKLFPGSQRLVEIADRVEVLQVEALCWCGARATHNARTINGEMVVEGAQVVVGDVNNPPGEIGYEVLCRRHHRRRTTAAAARAAALSPDVLPVDRQDISAPS; via the coding sequence ATGCCTGAGCTGGTGTTCTTCTCCGGAACGATGGACTGCGGAAAGAGCACTCTCGCTCTGCAGATCGAGCACAACCGCTCCGCGCGCGGGCTCCAGGGCATGATCTTCACCCGCGACGACCGCGCCGGTCGGGGCAAGCTCTCCTCCCGCCTCGGTCTCGTCACCGAAGCGGTCGAGGCGGGCGAGGGCTTCGACTTCTACGCACACCTCGTCGGCCACCTCTCGCACGGCGGCCGAGCGGACTACGTCATCGCGGACGAGGCGCAGTTCCTCGCCCCCGGACAGATCGACCAGCTCGCCCGGGTCGTCGACGATCTCGGGGTCGACGTCTTCGCCTTCGGGATCACCACCGACTTCCGCTCCAAGCTCTTCCCCGGCTCGCAGCGGCTCGTCGAGATCGCCGACCGGGTCGAGGTGCTCCAGGTGGAGGCGCTCTGCTGGTGCGGCGCCCGCGCCACGCACAACGCCCGAACGATCAACGGGGAGATGGTCGTGGAAGGCGCCCAGGTGGTCGTCGGCGACGTCAACAACCCGCCGGGCGAGATCGGTTACGAGGTGCTCTGCCGACGGCACCACCGGCGGCGGACGACCGCCGCGGCGGCCCGCGCCGCAGCCCTCTCGCCCGATGTGCTCCCGGTGGACCGCCAGGACATCAGCGCTCCGTCCTGA